A genomic region of Thermodesulfobium narugense DSM 14796 contains the following coding sequences:
- a CDS encoding ATP-binding protein, with product MNNKPREIVVISGKGGTGKTSISASLAYLSKDCIVADCDVDAADLYLLLNPISIEKHEFYSGHIAKINQEKCIGCSTCKNLCRFDAIKEDSNGKFSVEPTSCEGCKVCVEFCPEKAIDFPDRLCGEWMKSETRVGFMVHAKLGIAAENSGKLVSLIRSEARKLAQEKGKNLIIIDGPPGIGCPVIASITGATDVLVVTEPTISGIHDLERVVSLANHFRIKPYVAINKFDLNLEITEKIEKIAKELKAQVIGKIRYDKLVTQSQIEAKTIVESNIPSAQDIIDMWEKLKAN from the coding sequence ATGAACAATAAGCCTAGAGAGATTGTGGTAATAAGTGGGAAGGGCGGTACAGGCAAGACAAGTATTAGCGCTTCTTTAGCATATCTGTCAAAGGATTGCATAGTTGCAGATTGTGATGTAGATGCAGCTGACTTATATCTTTTGCTTAATCCTATTTCTATTGAAAAGCATGAATTTTATAGCGGTCACATTGCTAAAATAAACCAGGAAAAGTGCATAGGATGCTCAACTTGTAAAAATTTATGTAGATTTGATGCAATAAAGGAAGATAGTAATGGCAAATTTAGTGTGGAACCAACATCCTGTGAAGGTTGCAAGGTATGTGTAGAATTCTGTCCTGAAAAGGCTATAGATTTCCCAGATAGGCTTTGTGGAGAGTGGATGAAGTCAGAAACCAGAGTTGGGTTTATGGTTCATGCAAAATTGGGCATTGCAGCTGAAAATTCTGGCAAACTGGTTTCTTTAATTAGAAGCGAAGCAAGAAAGCTTGCTCAAGAAAAAGGCAAAAATTTGATTATTATTGATGGACCACCCGGAATAGGATGCCCTGTAATTGCATCTATTACTGGAGCAACGGACGTTTTAGTAGTTACTGAACCAACAATCTCGGGCATTCATGACCTTGAAAGAGTAGTATCCCTTGCAAATCATTTTAGGATAAAACCTTATGTAGCAATAAACAAATTTGATCTTAATCTTGAAATAACAGAAAAAATTGAAAAAATAGCAAAGGAACTGAAGGCCCAAGTAATTGGCAAAATCAGATATGACAAATTAGTTACTCAATCCCAAATAGAAGCAAAAACAATTGTAGAATCAAATATCCCGTCAGCACAGGATATAATTGATATGTGGGAAAAGTTGAAAGCTAATTAA
- a CDS encoding AAA-type ATPase lid domain-containing protein, producing the protein MENVIALFDLDNINTSEICALLLNSVSDGIYAVDMNFKIIFFNKAAEHITGVTKDEAMGKRCYDVFRSNMCLNNCPIKESLENGECTKRYGYIIDSSGNKVFISVSNVLIRNLSNEIVSVAQIFRDQSEIMALREEVLKVEEDFCFTSKNLQMQKSFSLLKAALPNVNKIYIIGERGTGKSTLVKWILKNKNIKDFSEFSLKTIKELNLERIFSDFDAIHIKDLDFITEEFKSKLSGFLKNISNVNIKNKLIIFSSCEDCLPRDEFYFNINEFKFEIIPLRFRKEDIMFCAESFLFHFSKIYGKNLSGFTQEAINALISYDFPENIEELRNIIERAVLMCSGERIDISHLPEILQKEVNIKEGIISKEREIILNALKKNGFNRDLTAKELGLTRSTFFRKLKRLKIEVPRSTKSKKK; encoded by the coding sequence TTGGAAAACGTCATAGCCCTTTTTGATTTAGATAATATAAATACTTCAGAGATCTGCGCTTTGCTATTAAACAGCGTAAGCGATGGGATATATGCAGTTGACATGAACTTTAAAATAATCTTTTTCAATAAGGCAGCCGAACATATTACCGGAGTAACAAAGGATGAAGCAATGGGCAAAAGGTGCTATGACGTTTTCAGATCGAATATGTGTTTAAACAATTGTCCAATAAAGGAGTCACTTGAAAATGGAGAGTGCACTAAAAGATACGGCTATATAATAGATTCTTCTGGGAACAAAGTTTTTATCAGCGTTTCAAATGTTTTAATAAGAAACTTATCCAACGAAATAGTAAGCGTAGCACAAATATTTAGGGATCAATCTGAAATAATGGCATTAAGAGAAGAAGTTCTTAAAGTTGAAGAGGATTTTTGTTTCACAAGCAAGAATTTACAAATGCAAAAAAGTTTTTCCCTATTAAAAGCCGCTCTACCTAATGTAAATAAGATCTATATCATTGGCGAGAGAGGAACAGGCAAAAGCACACTCGTAAAGTGGATCTTAAAAAACAAAAATATTAAAGATTTTTCGGAATTTTCTTTAAAAACAATTAAAGAATTGAACCTGGAAAGAATTTTTTCAGATTTTGATGCAATCCATATAAAAGACTTAGATTTTATAACTGAAGAATTTAAGTCAAAACTTTCAGGTTTTCTTAAGAATATAAGTAATGTTAATATAAAAAATAAACTCATAATCTTTTCGTCATGTGAAGATTGTTTACCAAGAGATGAATTTTACTTCAATATAAATGAGTTCAAATTTGAAATAATACCGTTGAGATTTCGCAAGGAAGACATTATGTTTTGTGCTGAAAGCTTTTTATTTCATTTTAGCAAAATATACGGCAAAAACCTTTCAGGCTTTACCCAAGAAGCAATAAATGCTCTTATTAGTTATGATTTTCCTGAAAATATAGAAGAGCTTAGAAACATCATTGAAAGGGCAGTTCTTATGTGTTCAGGAGAAAGAATTGATATAAGTCATCTGCCAGAAATTTTACAAAAAGAAGTTAATATAAAAGAGGGAATAATTAGTAAAGAAAGGGAAATTATATTAAACGCCCTCAAAAAAAATGGTTTTAATAGAGATTTAACTGCTAAAGAACTTGGTCTTACAAGAAGTACTTTTTTTAGAAAATTAAAGAGACTAAAAATTGAAGTGCCAAGATCAACTAAATCCAAAAAAAAATAA
- a CDS encoding glycosyltransferase family protein, translating to MLKIAIFTAERSAEEISLNLLRSIEKIQPFKLYAASSSFLAENIDCEIIYDTSNLSAIGLVKSLQKTLLVANYIKTITEKIKEINPDILIFVDFGGTNVRLAKKMRSIGIKSPFVYLFPPGPWGKTQDEMNNIAQPFDLFLVPYKFYLDAYKNTGKKTFLIKNPILDDNNKIFPARSLSFGKGKVNIGIFPGSRSQEVDWILPFVLDECLQKQTDFTFNIFPFGPLEKNIFKILISKRVNVEEKTIKRVEAAIVTSGTMVLRILKERIPFVGVYRIHPWDFFFYKKKLEKSNQVFTPPKYNEKRICFLLPNILLGENIFPEVLFPYEKMWNKVEYSLKNRVMLLSATEKVMNELNDESYQKDLGAIIFTNINIKPQPLF from the coding sequence TTGCTAAAGATAGCAATTTTTACAGCTGAGCGTTCAGCAGAAGAAATTTCCTTAAATCTTCTAAGGTCAATCGAAAAAATTCAACCATTCAAGCTTTATGCCGCTTCTTCCAGCTTTCTTGCAGAAAATATAGATTGTGAAATAATTTATGATACAAGTAATCTTAGTGCCATTGGTCTGGTAAAATCTCTTCAAAAAACCCTATTAGTTGCAAATTATATTAAAACAATAACTGAAAAGATCAAAGAAATAAATCCAGATATCCTTATATTTGTTGACTTTGGGGGAACAAACGTTAGACTTGCGAAAAAAATGAGGTCTATTGGCATAAAATCACCATTTGTATACCTTTTTCCTCCTGGCCCATGGGGCAAGACTCAGGACGAAATGAATAATATTGCACAACCTTTCGACCTATTTCTTGTGCCGTATAAATTTTATCTCGATGCATACAAAAATACTGGAAAAAAAACTTTCCTGATAAAAAATCCCATCTTAGACGATAATAACAAAATTTTCCCCGCAAGATCGCTTTCCTTTGGGAAAGGAAAAGTTAATATTGGCATATTTCCAGGAAGCAGGTCTCAAGAAGTGGACTGGATTTTACCCTTTGTCTTAGATGAATGTCTGCAAAAGCAAACCGACTTTACCTTCAACATATTTCCATTTGGACCTTTAGAAAAAAACATATTTAAAATTCTGATTTCAAAAAGGGTAAACGTAGAAGAGAAAACAATAAAAAGGGTTGAGGCAGCAATCGTAACTTCTGGAACAATGGTCTTAAGGATTTTAAAAGAAAGAATACCATTTGTAGGGGTATATAGAATACATCCGTGGGACTTTTTCTTTTATAAGAAAAAACTTGAAAAATCAAATCAGGTATTTACACCACCAAAATATAACGAAAAGAGAATATGTTTTCTTTTGCCAAATATTCTACTAGGAGAAAATATATTTCCCGAAGTTCTCTTCCCTTATGAAAAGATGTGGAACAAAGTAGAATACTCTCTAAAAAATCGGGTGATGCTTCTTAGCGCAACCGAAAAAGTTATGAATGAACTAAACGATGAATCATATCAGAAAGACCTGGGCGCTATTATTTTCACAAACATAAACATTAAGCCTCAGCCATTATTTTAG
- a CDS encoding endonuclease V → MEKYEFFYQEAIKLELMSVSEAKEFQNNLRNMLNFCNFDVSNDIKILGLDVSYKNNLAKASAVVFSLKYKEVLQTSISRCAVRFPYIPGFLAFREVKPLIAALRDITVDFDVVMVDGQGIAHPRRAGLACHIGYILKKPTFGCAKSRLFGKELGELGPKKGSFARLVDKNETIGVVLRTQDNVSPVYVSVGNMINLTNAIEITLKCSFSRIPEPLKIADKLSKIMAEA, encoded by the coding sequence ATGGAAAAGTACGAATTTTTTTATCAAGAGGCTATAAAACTTGAACTTATGTCAGTATCTGAAGCAAAGGAGTTTCAAAATAACTTAAGAAATATGTTAAATTTTTGTAATTTTGACGTTTCAAATGACATAAAGATACTTGGTTTGGACGTTTCTTATAAAAATAATCTTGCTAAAGCAAGCGCAGTAGTTTTTAGCTTAAAGTATAAAGAGGTTCTTCAAACAAGCATTTCAAGATGCGCTGTAAGATTTCCATACATTCCAGGCTTTCTTGCTTTTAGAGAAGTAAAGCCATTGATTGCTGCTCTGAGGGATATTACGGTTGATTTTGACGTTGTAATGGTTGACGGTCAGGGCATAGCCCATCCAAGAAGGGCAGGTCTTGCTTGCCACATTGGCTATATTTTGAAAAAACCTACTTTTGGTTGCGCTAAGTCTAGGCTTTTTGGAAAAGAGTTAGGTGAACTTGGGCCAAAGAAGGGTAGTTTTGCTAGGCTTGTGGACAAAAACGAAACTATAGGGGTAGTGTTGAGAACACAGGATAATGTATCCCCTGTGTATGTTTCTGTTGGAAATATGATCAATTTGACAAATGCAATAGAGATAACTTTAAAGTGTTCCTTCTCAAGAATACCTGAACCATTAAAAATTGCAGATAAACTTTCTAAAATAATGGCTGAGGCTTAA
- the mobB gene encoding molybdopterin-guanine dinucleotide biosynthesis protein B, with protein MLFEIISFVGKSDSGKTTFLEKLVSELTKRGYKVGVLKHDVHGFEMDKEGKDTWRMAKAGAWSVGISHSERMAIIQRVSKELSLEEVAKFFEGIDILFTEGYKREGKKKIEVRRKGIDPLCKPNEIVALVTDDFTSDAVPQFPIDDPAPIADFIEEKFIKFRRVECALWVNGKEVELGSFVEKVIREVNLALINTLHDVDPNIRSVDLKIRI; from the coding sequence ATGCTATTTGAAATTATTAGTTTTGTAGGGAAAAGCGATTCTGGAAAAACTACCTTTCTTGAAAAATTGGTTTCTGAACTTACAAAAAGAGGTTATAAAGTAGGAGTTTTAAAACATGACGTTCATGGTTTTGAAATGGACAAAGAAGGTAAAGATACGTGGAGGATGGCAAAGGCAGGGGCATGGTCGGTTGGAATATCGCATTCTGAAAGGATGGCAATTATTCAAAGAGTCTCGAAAGAGCTCTCTCTGGAAGAAGTTGCAAAATTTTTTGAAGGGATAGATATTTTATTTACCGAAGGATATAAAAGAGAAGGCAAGAAGAAAATTGAGGTAAGGAGAAAAGGTATAGATCCCCTTTGTAAACCAAATGAAATTGTGGCACTGGTAACTGATGACTTTACTTCTGATGCCGTGCCACAATTTCCAATTGATGATCCTGCTCCAATTGCTGATTTTATTGAGGAAAAATTTATTAAGTTCAGACGTGTTGAATGTGCTCTTTGGGTAAACGGAAAAGAAGTGGAATTAGGATCTTTTGTCGAGAAAGTCATAAGAGAGGTTAATCTTGCTTTGATAAACACATTACACGATGTAGATCCAAATATAAGGTCTGTTGATTTGAAAATTAGAATCTAA
- the aroE gene encoding shikimate dehydrogenase produces MKRVSGLIGKDISYSLSPAMHNRALEKLGIDAVYLLFDLERENLNDFLKVMIDVEALGFNVTIPYKETVVDLIDCVDRDVIGARALNTIVLVNDRWCGYNTDIYGIKKSFENINYDLKNKVVGIFGAGGVAKAAIYLFLKEGASVWVMGRNLEKIRDLSKLYGVETIAWSEKLPYFDVLVNATPLGKNSVGMPPFPKNYDISGKVFFDMVYVPQYTPFLTEAKKFGAFVISGIDMLLYQGVKSFELIFKVSPPIEDMRDELLKRIRTS; encoded by the coding sequence ATGAAAAGAGTTAGTGGCTTGATAGGAAAAGATATTTCTTACTCGTTATCACCTGCAATGCACAATAGAGCATTGGAAAAATTAGGTATTGATGCGGTATATTTATTGTTTGACCTTGAGAGGGAAAATTTGAACGATTTTCTGAAGGTGATGATTGATGTGGAGGCCTTGGGATTTAACGTAACTATTCCATATAAAGAAACTGTTGTTGATCTAATTGATTGCGTTGACCGTGATGTTATAGGAGCTAGAGCACTTAATACTATTGTTCTGGTTAATGATAGATGGTGTGGCTATAATACTGATATTTATGGTATAAAGAAGTCTTTTGAAAATATCAATTATGATTTGAAAAATAAGGTAGTAGGAATTTTTGGGGCTGGGGGGGTGGCAAAGGCTGCGATATACCTTTTTCTTAAGGAAGGTGCAAGTGTTTGGGTGATGGGAAGAAATCTTGAAAAAATAAGAGATCTTTCGAAATTGTATGGTGTTGAGACTATAGCTTGGAGTGAGAAGTTGCCATATTTTGATGTTTTAGTTAACGCTACACCATTAGGCAAGAATTCTGTGGGGATGCCTCCTTTCCCCAAAAATTATGATATTAGCGGCAAGGTTTTTTTTGATATGGTTTATGTACCACAATATACCCCCTTTTTAACAGAGGCAAAAAAGTTTGGAGCTTTTGTAATATCTGGAATTGATATGCTTTTATATCAAGGCGTAAAGTCATTCGAACTAATTTTTAAGGTTAGTCCTCCGATTGAGGATATGAGGGACGAATTGTTGAAGAGAATTAGGACTAGTTAG
- the aroB gene encoding 3-dehydroquinate synthase, giving the protein MIKILNFSSDDVKVYFKSLDEALDKILEDEYSKILAVTHPVLLNIYDLKDIFKKRNIDIVVLPEGEKTKSLTKFIELSKIFFEHSLDRYSHVIVLGGGVLGDLCGFLCSVYMRGISFSLVPTTLLSMVDSSIGGKNGIDLDFGKNLLGSFYHPKNIVIDLNFLKSLPEREISSGMAEVIKYAILDDSFILDEIKKEKPDIGKLVELSIDIKSKYVKEDEREKTGKRALLNLGHTLGHAIEARTLYSRFTHGEAVSIGTCFAAFFSYCLGYANIELYKEVKSLFYKYNLPTLYPIDLDVESLRKYILKDKKNISSKIRFVIFKDFSDVFIYPTDFSQIKNCLLKWIEYEKS; this is encoded by the coding sequence ATGATAAAGATTTTAAACTTTAGTTCAGATGATGTAAAAGTATATTTTAAATCTCTTGATGAGGCTTTGGATAAGATATTGGAAGATGAGTATTCAAAAATACTGGCCGTTACACATCCTGTATTGTTGAATATCTATGATTTAAAAGATATTTTTAAAAAGAGAAATATTGATATAGTTGTGCTCCCGGAAGGTGAGAAAACAAAATCTTTAACAAAATTTATAGAACTTTCAAAAATCTTTTTTGAACACTCATTAGATAGATATTCTCATGTCATTGTTTTAGGAGGAGGGGTATTAGGTGATCTGTGTGGTTTTTTGTGTTCTGTTTACATGAGAGGTATATCGTTTTCTCTAGTACCTACTACTCTTTTGTCCATGGTTGACAGTTCGATTGGTGGAAAGAACGGCATTGATTTGGATTTTGGAAAAAATCTGTTAGGCAGTTTTTATCACCCAAAAAATATAGTTATAGATTTGAATTTTTTAAAATCTCTGCCAGAAAGAGAAATTTCTTCAGGGATGGCAGAAGTTATTAAATATGCAATACTTGATGACTCTTTTATACTTGATGAGATTAAAAAAGAAAAACCTGATATCGGAAAGTTGGTTGAACTCTCGATTGATATAAAGTCTAAATATGTAAAGGAAGATGAAAGAGAGAAAACAGGAAAAAGAGCATTGTTGAATCTTGGCCACACTCTCGGGCATGCCATAGAGGCAAGGACCTTATATTCTAGATTCACTCATGGAGAGGCTGTATCAATTGGGACTTGTTTTGCCGCCTTCTTTTCTTATTGTCTTGGATATGCCAATATAGAACTGTACAAAGAGGTTAAGTCTTTGTTTTATAAATATAATTTGCCTACTTTATATCCGATTGATTTAGATGTTGAGTCACTTAGAAAGTATATATTAAAGGATAAAAAAAATATCTCTTCGAAAATAAGATTTGTTATTTTTAAGGATTTTTCTGATGTTTTTATATATCCTACTGATTTTTCACAAATAAAAAATTGTCTCTTGAAGTGGATTGAGTATGAAAAGAGTTAG
- a CDS encoding shikimate kinase, translated as MKRNIVLSGFMGTGKSTVGKALAQRLGWGFVDTDEQIELLSGMKISKIFSEFGEDVFRRFETLIVFNVSRLSNYVISVGGGTLINPYNREILSKNSLIITFMAQPEVIYSRVCSNRDRPLLNLGREDLILERIRDLLEKRMKYYSMSDFILDTSFKEIFELVDEIIDQIYNIVF; from the coding sequence TTGAAGAGAAATATAGTTTTGTCTGGTTTTATGGGTACAGGGAAATCGACCGTAGGGAAGGCCCTTGCTCAGAGATTGGGATGGGGATTTGTTGATACCGATGAGCAAATAGAATTATTATCCGGCATGAAGATATCAAAAATATTTTCTGAGTTTGGTGAGGACGTATTTAGAAGATTTGAAACGCTGATAGTTTTTAACGTCTCCAGGCTATCAAACTATGTTATATCAGTTGGGGGAGGAACTTTGATAAACCCTTACAATAGAGAAATTTTAAGCAAGAATTCTCTTATAATTACTTTTATGGCTCAGCCTGAAGTAATTTATTCAAGAGTTTGCTCAAATAGGGATAGACCACTTTTGAATTTGGGCAGAGAAGACCTTATACTTGAGCGAATAAGAGATTTGCTTGAAAAAAGGATGAAATATTATTCTATGTCAGATTTTATTTTGGACACCTCATTTAAAGAAATATTTGAACTCGTGGACGAGATAATAGATCAAATTTATAACATTGTTTTTTAA
- the aroC gene encoding chorismate synthase yields the protein MSFQFESAGESHGKGLIVFIKGLPAGLTIELDKINKRLKERMSGYGRGKRMNIERDCVEVVTGLRGSKTLGSPLVFLIKNNDYENWSEYMDPITGYGREVLSARPGHADFVGALKYNFDDMRNVLERASARETASRVAAGAVAEILLENFGVKIGSFVTGVGEHIFPLPDDLLVGYERSRKSIFFTPFPEEDEKIKSYVDEIKLKGDTLGGSVLAFALNVIPGIGSYTSYNERLSAIISFHISSIPATKAVEIGLGSQSSRMLGSEFHDEFTTEQKPSAKNLYGGLNQYLPKGIFRRSNFAGGIEGGMSNGEPIIVKSFMKPIPSTAKPLNGLNIRSMKIEEASYQRSDVLAIAAYSVIVSMQLSIALAGCYLKKFGSDNINETLDNFARYKEYIFKRFST from the coding sequence TTGAGTTTTCAGTTTGAAAGCGCAGGGGAATCACACGGCAAAGGTTTGATCGTTTTTATAAAAGGTCTTCCTGCAGGTCTGACTATTGAACTAGATAAGATAAACAAGAGGCTAAAAGAGCGCATGTCAGGATATGGTAGAGGCAAAAGAATGAATATAGAAAGAGATTGCGTGGAAGTTGTTACAGGTTTGAGAGGCTCTAAAACTCTTGGTTCTCCATTGGTTTTCTTGATTAAAAATAATGATTATGAAAATTGGTCTGAATATATGGATCCAATTACAGGCTATGGTAGAGAAGTTTTGAGTGCAAGGCCTGGACATGCAGATTTTGTTGGGGCTTTAAAATATAATTTTGACGATATGAGAAACGTTTTGGAAAGGGCTTCTGCTAGGGAAACTGCTTCGAGAGTAGCGGCAGGAGCAGTTGCTGAAATATTACTTGAAAACTTTGGCGTTAAGATTGGTTCGTTTGTAACAGGTGTTGGAGAGCATATTTTTCCTCTTCCTGACGATCTTTTAGTTGGTTATGAAAGATCGCGCAAATCTATTTTTTTTACTCCCTTTCCTGAAGAGGATGAGAAAATAAAGTCATATGTAGATGAAATAAAGCTCAAAGGAGATACTTTGGGAGGAAGCGTATTGGCTTTTGCATTGAACGTGATACCTGGCATTGGAAGTTATACTTCATACAACGAAAGGTTGTCCGCTATCATATCATTTCATATCTCTTCTATTCCTGCCACAAAAGCTGTAGAAATAGGTTTGGGTTCACAATCATCAAGGATGTTGGGATCAGAATTTCATGATGAGTTTACTACAGAGCAAAAACCCTCTGCTAAAAATCTTTACGGAGGTCTAAACCAATATTTGCCCAAGGGAATATTTAGAAGATCAAACTTTGCAGGAGGTATTGAAGGGGGGATGTCTAACGGTGAGCCAATAATAGTGAAATCATTTATGAAACCGATACCATCTACTGCAAAACCTTTAAACGGCTTGAATATCAGATCAATGAAAATTGAAGAAGCATCTTATCAAAGATCAGATGTATTGGCTATTGCTGCCTATTCAGTAATAGTTTCAATGCAACTTTCTATAGCTCTTGCTGGTTGTTATCTTAAAAAATTTGGTAGTGATAATATAAATGAAACTTTAGATAATTTTGCCAGATACAAAGAATATATTTTTAAGAGGTTTTCAACTTGA
- a CDS encoding glycosyltransferase family 9 protein, producing the protein MKDKLEFSIEPKEFKTRILFIRFSSFGDIILASGVVSILKSLYKNSEITWIMGEEFVPVFQGRTLADRVVGINRFGIKGYISMISLAKSLRKQIFDIVVDIQDNRRSAFLLKMLKYNLRTRSMSSLEERGDDHAYYHFSRILKSIGIDKMPKKPHLLFNDLDEEVLNKNLYSLGYKNEPLVTFATSASQSLKRWNVEHFKELAKIIISRNKVSIALIGAKGEEKYGFEGENIYNLIGKLPYFSSILLIKKSKLLVTNDSSPLHMAFSVGTPAVVLYGPTRPNWSLPEGPYFAVQSPLSCSPCMKKSCPKGLNCLDEILPQNVYNVILKNKERIGFEFSV; encoded by the coding sequence GTAGTGTCTATTTTAAAAAGTTTGTATAAAAATTCAGAAATTACATGGATAATGGGAGAAGAATTTGTGCCTGTATTTCAGGGCAGAACGCTTGCAGATAGGGTTGTTGGCATAAATAGATTTGGAATAAAAGGCTATATCTCTATGATTTCTTTGGCTAAATCTCTCAGGAAACAGATTTTTGATATAGTTGTTGATATTCAAGACAATAGAAGGTCAGCGTTTCTTTTGAAAATGCTCAAATATAATTTAAGAACAAGATCTATGTCATCTCTTGAAGAAAGAGGTGATGATCATGCTTATTATCATTTTTCTAGGATCTTAAAGTCTATAGGAATTGATAAGATGCCTAAAAAACCGCATTTGTTATTTAACGATTTGGACGAAGAAGTATTGAATAAGAATTTATATTCCTTAGGCTATAAGAATGAGCCTCTCGTTACATTTGCTACTTCTGCTAGCCAAAGCCTGAAGAGGTGGAACGTTGAACATTTTAAGGAATTAGCAAAAATTATTATTTCAAGAAACAAAGTATCTATTGCGTTAATTGGTGCAAAGGGTGAGGAAAAGTATGGTTTTGAAGGTGAAAATATATATAACCTTATAGGGAAACTCCCATATTTTTCTTCAATTCTTTTAATAAAGAAATCAAAACTTCTCGTAACAAACGATTCGTCTCCTTTGCACATGGCTTTTAGTGTTGGTACACCAGCAGTTGTGCTTTATGGTCCTACAAGACCAAATTGGTCTCTTCCTGAGGGGCCGTATTTTGCTGTTCAAAGTCCTCTAAGCTGTAGTCCATGTATGAAGAAGAGTTGCCCTAAGGGTTTAAATTGCTTAGATGAAATACTACCTCAAAATGTGTATAATGTAATATTAAAAAACAAGGAGAGAATAGGATTTGAGTTTTCAGTTTGA